The Sesamum indicum cultivar Zhongzhi No. 13 linkage group LG2, S_indicum_v1.0, whole genome shotgun sequence genome contains a region encoding:
- the LOC105175272 gene encoding putative 12-oxophytodienoate reductase 11 isoform X1, with translation MENRAHEEGQEKQQVPLLTPYKMGEFQLSHRIVLPPMTRQRSYGNIPQPHAILYYSQRATRGGFILTEATGVSDTAQGYPYTPGIWTKEQVEAWKPIVDAVHAKGAIFFCQIWHVGRVSSTVFQPNGQAPVSCTDKGLAPQVRNNGVDVVQFSPPRRLTTDEIPQIVNDFRLAARNAIEAGFDGVEIHGSCGYLIDQFFKDQVNDRTDQYGGSLENRCRFALEIAEAVTNEVGAYRVGMRLSPFANSNECADSNPKALGLYMAEALNKYGLLYCHMVEPRMRTVLEISECPHSLLPMRKAFKGTFIAAGGYNREDGNKAIAENRADLIAYGRHFLANPDLPKRFELNAPLNKYNRETFYIPDPVVGYTDYPFLEETV, from the exons atgGAAAACAGAGCTCATGAGGAGGGGCAAGAGAAGCAGCAGGTCCCACTTCTCACGCCTTACAAAATGGGAGAGTTTCAGCTTTCTCATAG AATTGTTCTGCCACCAATGACTAGGCAGAGATCTTATGGCAACATTCCTCAGCCACATGCTATATTGTATTACTCCCAAAGAGCAACTCGAGGGGGTTTTATCTTGACCGAAGCCACTGGAGTTTCTGATACTGCACAAGG GTACCCATATACTCCAGGAATCTGGACAAAGGAACAGGTCGAGGCATGGAAACCCATTGTAGATGCAGTTCATGCCAAAGGGGCAATCTTCTTTTGCCAGATTTGGCATGTGGGCAGGGTTTCAAGCACAG TTTTCCAGCCAAATGGGCAGGCTCCAGTATCATGTACAGATAAAGGACTAGCTCCTCAAGTTCGAAATAATGGTGTGGATGTTGTGCAATTTTCTCCTCCACGACGACTGACAACAGACGAAATTCCACAAATTGTCAATGATTTTAGACTTGCTGCAAGAAATGCTATAGAAGCTG GTTTTGATGGGGTTGAGATCCACGGATCGTGTGGTTATCTGATAGACCAGTTTTTCAAGGATCAAGTCAATGACCGAACAGATCAATATGGAGGGTCCCTGGAGAACCGCTGTCGATTTGCTCTTGAAATTGCTGAAGCTGTGACTAATGAGGTAGGAGCTTACAGAGTCGGAATGAGGCTTTCTCCTTTTGCAAATTCTAATGAATGCGCTGACTCGAACCCTAAAGCCCTCGGCCTTTACATGGCCGAGGCTTTAAACAAATATGGGCTTCTTTACTGCCACATGGTTGAACCGAGGATGAGAACCGTTCTGGAAATATCAGAATGCCCTCATAGTCTTCTGCCTATGAGAAAGGCATTTAAAGGTACTTTCATTGCTGCTGGTGGTTACAACAGGGAAGATGGTAACAAAGCTATAGCTGAAAACCGTGCTGATCTTATTGCATACGGCCGTCATTTCTTGGCTAATCCAGATTTACCAAAGAGATTTGAGCTGAATGCTCCtcttaacaaatataacagGGAGACCTTTTACATACCTGATCCTGTTGTAGGCTATACTGATTATCCGTTTCTTGAAGAAACTGTATGA
- the LOC105175272 gene encoding putative 12-oxophytodienoate reductase 11 isoform X2 yields MTRQRSYGNIPQPHAILYYSQRATRGGFILTEATGVSDTAQGYPYTPGIWTKEQVEAWKPIVDAVHAKGAIFFCQIWHVGRVSSTVFQPNGQAPVSCTDKGLAPQVRNNGVDVVQFSPPRRLTTDEIPQIVNDFRLAARNAIEAGFDGVEIHGSCGYLIDQFFKDQVNDRTDQYGGSLENRCRFALEIAEAVTNEVGAYRVGMRLSPFANSNECADSNPKALGLYMAEALNKYGLLYCHMVEPRMRTVLEISECPHSLLPMRKAFKGTFIAAGGYNREDGNKAIAENRADLIAYGRHFLANPDLPKRFELNAPLNKYNRETFYIPDPVVGYTDYPFLEETV; encoded by the exons ATGACTAGGCAGAGATCTTATGGCAACATTCCTCAGCCACATGCTATATTGTATTACTCCCAAAGAGCAACTCGAGGGGGTTTTATCTTGACCGAAGCCACTGGAGTTTCTGATACTGCACAAGG GTACCCATATACTCCAGGAATCTGGACAAAGGAACAGGTCGAGGCATGGAAACCCATTGTAGATGCAGTTCATGCCAAAGGGGCAATCTTCTTTTGCCAGATTTGGCATGTGGGCAGGGTTTCAAGCACAG TTTTCCAGCCAAATGGGCAGGCTCCAGTATCATGTACAGATAAAGGACTAGCTCCTCAAGTTCGAAATAATGGTGTGGATGTTGTGCAATTTTCTCCTCCACGACGACTGACAACAGACGAAATTCCACAAATTGTCAATGATTTTAGACTTGCTGCAAGAAATGCTATAGAAGCTG GTTTTGATGGGGTTGAGATCCACGGATCGTGTGGTTATCTGATAGACCAGTTTTTCAAGGATCAAGTCAATGACCGAACAGATCAATATGGAGGGTCCCTGGAGAACCGCTGTCGATTTGCTCTTGAAATTGCTGAAGCTGTGACTAATGAGGTAGGAGCTTACAGAGTCGGAATGAGGCTTTCTCCTTTTGCAAATTCTAATGAATGCGCTGACTCGAACCCTAAAGCCCTCGGCCTTTACATGGCCGAGGCTTTAAACAAATATGGGCTTCTTTACTGCCACATGGTTGAACCGAGGATGAGAACCGTTCTGGAAATATCAGAATGCCCTCATAGTCTTCTGCCTATGAGAAAGGCATTTAAAGGTACTTTCATTGCTGCTGGTGGTTACAACAGGGAAGATGGTAACAAAGCTATAGCTGAAAACCGTGCTGATCTTATTGCATACGGCCGTCATTTCTTGGCTAATCCAGATTTACCAAAGAGATTTGAGCTGAATGCTCCtcttaacaaatataacagGGAGACCTTTTACATACCTGATCCTGTTGTAGGCTATACTGATTATCCGTTTCTTGAAGAAACTGTATGA
- the LOC105177512 gene encoding elongation factor 1-gamma 2-like, with product MALVLHSSPNKNAYKALVAAEYSGVKVELVKNFEMGVSNKTPEFIKMNPIGKIPVLETPDGPIFESNAIARYVARLNPDGTLYGSSLIEYGQIEQWLDFSATEIDVSLGNWLYPRLGYRVYLPPAEEAAIASLKRALGALNTHLASNTYLVGHGVTLADIVMVCNLAYGFKTIMTKSFTSEFPHVERYVWTLINQPNFKKIWGDVTQAESIPPVASKKPAQPKESAKPKKEEPKKEVKKEEVKPKEVVEDEEAPKPKAKNPLDLLPPSKMILDEWKRLYSNTKTNFREVAIKGFWDMYDPEGYSLWFCDYKYNDENTVSFVTLNKVSGFLQRMDLARKYAFGKMLIIGSEAPYKWKKVDVNDEAQKERVNQMIEDAEPFEGEALLDAKCFK from the exons ATGGCTCTG GTTTTGCATTCCTCTCCAAACAAAAATGCGTACAAGGCACTAGTTGCAGCAGAATATAGCGGTGTTAAGGTTGAGTTGGTAAAGAATTTTGAGATGGGTGTATCGAATAAGACCCCGGAGTTCATCAAGATGAATCCTATTGGAAAG ATTCCTGTGCTTGAAACACCTGATGGCCCGATATTCGAAAGCAATGCGATTGCACGCTATG TGGCTCGATTGAATCCTGATGGCACTTTGTATGGCTCTTCCTTGATTGAATAT GGCCAAATCGAGCAATGGCTTGATTTTTCTGCTACCGAGATTGATGTGAGTCTTGGTAACTGGTTATATCCACGACTTGGTTATCGTGTATATCTGCCGCCG GCTGAGGAGGCTGCAATTGCTTCACTTAAGAGAGCTCTGGGAGCTTTGAACACCCATCTTGCCTCTAACACCTACTTGGTTGGACATGGTGTTACGCTTGCTGACATTGTTATGGTTTGCAACCTGGCTTATGGATTTAAGACAATCATGACCAAGAGCTTCACCTCAGAATTTCCACATGTGGAGAGGTATGTTTGGACCTTAATTAATCAGCCAAATTTCAAGAAGATATGGGGTGATGTTACACAAGCAGAATCTATTCCACCTGTTGCGTCCAAGAAACCAGCACAGCCAAAAGAATCTGCAAAACCTAAGAAGGAGGAACCAAAGAAGGAGGTTAAGAAAGAAGAAGTTAAGCCCAAAGAAGTAGTAGAGGACGAAGAAGCACCTAAACCAAAGGCAAAGAATCCGTTGGATCTTTTGCCTCCAAGTAAGATGATTCTAGATGAATGGAAGAGGCTTTACTCTAACACCAAGACCAACTTCCGCGAGGTTGCTATCAAAG GTTTCTGGGACATGTATGATCCAGAAGGATACTCTCTTTGGTTCTGCGACTACAAATACAATGATGAAAACACAGTGTCGTTTGTCACTTTGAACAAGGTGAGTGGTTTTCTGCAGCGAATGGATTTGGCACGCAAGTATGCCTTTGGAAAGATGTTGATTATTGGTTCAGAGGCTCCATATAAG TGGAAGAAGGTGGATGTCAACGATGAAGCTCAAAAGGAGCGTGTCAATCAGATGATTGAAGATGCTGAGCCGTTTGAGGGCGAGGCTTTGTTGGATGCCAAGTGCTTCAAGTGA
- the LOC105175289 gene encoding uncharacterized protein LOC105175289, which yields MSRITSRTSLRFFSCLLSSFALLLIPGLADNLSTSSSSNENKAASKKSSRSSTGLEILIICLGLLAVGAFSVFLFKLWQRKKREEQHARLLKLFEQDDELEVELGIRD from the exons ATGAGTAGAATCACGAGTCGCACCTCTTTGCGATTCTTCTCCTGCCTTTTATCTTCATTTGCTCTTCTGCTAATTCCAG GATTGGCTGACAACTTATCCACATCAAGTTCTTCCAACGAGAACAAAGCTGCAAGTAAGAAGTCATCTAGAAGTTCCACTGGGTTGGAAATCCTTATTATATGCCTTGGGCTTTTAGCCGTGGGTGCATTCTCTGTGTTCCTGTTCAAGCTGTggcaaagaaagaagagagaagagcAACACGCACGCCTTCTAAAGCTCTTTGAACAAGATGATGAACTGGAGGTTGAACTTGGGATTCGGGATTGA